From Catenulispora sp. GP43, one genomic window encodes:
- a CDS encoding cell wall-binding repeat-containing protein: MATGEPGWRGKVTNLAGRDRYATAAAVAGSSMFPQVDGGPLVPGLLADGASLPASELGWLKQNAPMTKTGPSGLPMGALPVFGGTSAVPDSVIKQVGGVLYGAGKYDVFDNRHLATIVGPF; the protein is encoded by the coding sequence GTGGCCACCGGCGAGCCGGGCTGGCGCGGCAAGGTCACGAACCTGGCCGGCCGCGACCGGTACGCCACCGCCGCGGCGGTCGCCGGCAGCTCCATGTTCCCGCAGGTCGACGGCGGTCCGCTGGTGCCGGGCCTGCTGGCCGACGGGGCTTCGCTGCCGGCGTCCGAGCTGGGCTGGCTGAAGCAGAACGCGCCGATGACGAAGACGGGGCCCTCCGGGCTGCCGATGGGCGCGCTTCCGGTGTTCGGCGGGACGTCCGCCGTCCCGGACAGCGTGATCAAGCAGGTCGGCGGCGTGTTGTACGGCGCGGGCAAGTACGACGTCTTCGACAACCGGCACCTGGCGACGATCGTCGGGCCGTTCTAG
- a CDS encoding GNAT family N-acetyltransferase, with translation MAIMKMPQTRTGWLLPTPFGRFEMEQLRPLKDLAVLHRWMNDPEVAAFWELAGPREVLDRHIAGQLSAAHSEPYLGRLDGEPMSYWEVYQADQDPLAGYYSARRGDVGIHVLIGPGSYRGRGVGSTLIRAVADWALSRTASSRVLAEPDLRNQRSIRAFTNAGFEPRGVLDLPDKQAMLMVYDRTLIPETRRAG, from the coding sequence ATGGCGATCATGAAGATGCCGCAGACCCGCACCGGATGGCTGCTGCCCACGCCGTTCGGCCGGTTCGAGATGGAGCAGCTGCGGCCGCTGAAGGACCTGGCCGTGCTGCACCGTTGGATGAACGACCCGGAGGTGGCCGCGTTCTGGGAGCTGGCCGGGCCGCGCGAGGTGCTGGACCGGCATATCGCCGGGCAGCTGTCCGCGGCGCACTCCGAGCCCTACCTGGGCCGCCTGGACGGCGAGCCGATGAGCTACTGGGAGGTCTACCAGGCCGACCAGGACCCGCTGGCCGGGTACTACTCGGCGCGGCGCGGGGACGTCGGCATCCACGTGCTGATCGGTCCCGGCTCCTACCGCGGGCGCGGCGTCGGCTCCACGCTGATCCGCGCCGTCGCCGACTGGGCCCTGTCGCGGACCGCATCCTCGCGCGTGCTGGCCGAGCCTGACCTGCGCAACCAGCGCTCGATCAGGGCCTTCACCAATGCCGGGTTCGAGCCGCGCGGCGTCCTGGACCTGCCGGACAAGCAGGCGATGCTCATGGTCTACGACCGGACCCTGATCCCCGAGACGCGGAGGGCGGGCTGA
- a CDS encoding IucA/IucC family siderophore biosynthesis protein has product MSPSARNLRAETGAASESWRKAARALLAKCVGEFCYEGLLDPDPDPEAAGADHYRLDLDQGVCYRFRADRGDYGSWFVDPESLRRSERGADSTPHDPLLFVRDAQGRLDLPGDTAGHLVRELAATLAADVGLARSAVTAAELADLSYAELEGHMTGHPWIVFNKGRFGFSASDALRYTPEARHHMRLPWIAVDQDLAEFNAVRNLTSQRLYTTELDSNTRIRFGSELVRNGFNPARYWWLPVHPWQWDEMIQPLFGAEVAAGLIVPLGYADDEYLPQQSIRTFSNVTHPQRHHVKLPLSVLNTMVWRGLPTERTVAAPAVTSWLLDIADADPFLNDECRVILLGEVASVAVRHPVLDRMPDAPYQYRELLGAIWRQPLPPRLEPGERARTMASLLHLDSEGRPLVVELVRRSGLDGADWLDKMFAAVLPPLLHFLYKYGVVFSPHGENAVLVNDEREWPTRLAVKDFVDDVNISAKDLPELAELPAEVAAVILREMPDYLCQFIHAGLFVGHFRYLSRIAEQHLGVDPKLFWGLVADRILDYQATFPELADRFEAFDLFTQRIDRLCLNRNRLLLDGYRDRAERPHVEAHGTVANPLSL; this is encoded by the coding sequence ATGTCCCCTTCGGCCCGCAACCTCCGTGCCGAGACCGGCGCGGCTTCCGAGTCCTGGCGCAAGGCGGCCCGCGCGCTGCTGGCGAAGTGCGTCGGCGAGTTCTGCTACGAGGGATTGCTCGACCCCGATCCGGATCCGGAGGCCGCCGGCGCCGACCACTACCGCCTGGACCTGGACCAGGGCGTCTGCTACCGGTTCCGCGCCGACCGCGGCGACTACGGCTCCTGGTTCGTCGACCCCGAGTCGCTGCGCCGCTCCGAGCGCGGCGCGGACAGCACCCCGCACGACCCGCTGCTGTTCGTCCGCGATGCCCAGGGCCGCCTGGACCTGCCCGGCGACACCGCCGGGCACCTGGTGCGCGAGCTGGCCGCGACGCTGGCCGCCGACGTGGGCCTGGCCCGCTCGGCGGTGACCGCCGCGGAGCTCGCCGACCTGTCCTACGCCGAGCTCGAAGGGCACATGACCGGCCACCCCTGGATCGTGTTCAACAAGGGCCGGTTCGGCTTCTCGGCCTCCGACGCCCTGCGCTACACCCCCGAGGCCCGGCACCACATGCGCCTGCCGTGGATCGCGGTGGACCAGGACCTCGCGGAGTTCAACGCGGTCCGGAACCTGACCTCCCAGCGCCTGTACACCACGGAGCTGGACTCCAACACCCGCATCCGCTTCGGGTCGGAGCTGGTCCGGAACGGCTTCAACCCGGCGCGCTACTGGTGGCTGCCGGTGCACCCGTGGCAGTGGGACGAGATGATCCAGCCGCTGTTCGGCGCGGAGGTGGCGGCCGGCCTGATCGTCCCGCTGGGCTACGCCGACGACGAATACCTGCCGCAGCAGTCGATCCGGACGTTCTCCAACGTCACGCACCCCCAGCGCCACCACGTGAAGCTGCCGCTGTCGGTGCTGAACACCATGGTCTGGCGCGGACTGCCGACCGAGCGCACGGTCGCGGCGCCGGCGGTGACCTCGTGGCTGCTGGACATCGCCGACGCCGACCCGTTCCTGAACGACGAGTGCCGCGTGATCCTGCTCGGCGAGGTGGCCTCGGTGGCGGTGCGCCACCCCGTGCTGGACCGGATGCCCGACGCGCCGTACCAGTACCGCGAGCTGCTCGGCGCCATCTGGCGCCAGCCGCTGCCGCCGCGCCTGGAGCCGGGGGAGCGGGCCCGCACCATGGCCTCGCTGCTGCACCTCGACAGCGAGGGCCGCCCGCTCGTGGTCGAGCTGGTCAGGCGCTCGGGGCTGGACGGCGCGGACTGGCTGGACAAGATGTTCGCCGCGGTCCTGCCGCCGCTGCTGCACTTCCTGTACAAGTACGGCGTGGTCTTCTCCCCGCACGGGGAGAACGCGGTGCTGGTCAACGACGAGCGGGAGTGGCCGACCCGGCTCGCGGTGAAGGACTTCGTCGACGACGTCAACATCTCGGCCAAGGACCTGCCCGAGCTCGCCGAGCTCCCCGCCGAGGTCGCCGCCGTCATCCTGCGCGAGATGCCGGACTACCTGTGCCAGTTCATCCACGCGGGGCTGTTCGTCGGCCACTTCCGCTACCTGTCGCGGATCGCCGAGCAGCACCTGGGCGTCGACCCCAAGCTGTTCTGGGGCCTGGTGGCCGACCGGATCCTGGACTATCAGGCCACGTTCCCGGAGCTGGCCGACCGCTTCGAGGCTTTCGACCTGTTCACCCAGCGGATCGACCGGCTGTGCCTGAACCGGAACCGGCTGCTGCTGGACGGCTACCGGGACCGCGCGGAGCGGCCGCACGTCGAGGCGCACGGGACGGTCGCCAACCCGCTGAGCCTGTAA
- a CDS encoding diaminobutyrate--2-oxoglutarate transaminase family protein: MPSPALPADRSNPQAASQGDGLVSAGRPNPAAKISAAKISAAKNSASKNSASKISAPKILARQAARESAARTYARHLPIVPVRARGSWITGADGRDYLDCLSGAGTLALGHNHPVVVAALRAVLDSGAPLHVLDLATPVKDEFTSALLAALPPELAADCRIHFAGPTGADAVEAAVKLARTATGRRGVFAFTGAYHGMTAGALALTGANAVRDPAVAGDAFLTRLPFPHPYRCPFGLGGTLGESASAAYVRTLLSDPHSGATAPAAAVVEPVQGEGGVVPAPDGWLRALRAVTAEHGVPLIADEVQTGLGRTGRLFGVDHAGVVPDVMVLSKAIGGGLPLAVVVYRADLDRWAEGAHTGTFRGDQLAMAAGAATIRHILAEDLAARAAELGGRLMGRLTRYQAHHPLLGQVRGRGLMLGMEIVDPDAEPDALGALPAAPATARRLRTELLARGVIAELGGRHGAVLRLLPPLTLGDDEADHLMSVLGQALDAASDRTIRRDLEAAGV, from the coding sequence ATGCCCTCGCCCGCCCTGCCCGCCGACCGTTCGAATCCCCAGGCCGCCTCACAAGGCGACGGGCTGGTGTCCGCGGGCCGCCCGAATCCGGCCGCGAAGATCTCTGCCGCGAAGATCTCCGCCGCCAAGAACTCCGCATCCAAGAACTCCGCATCCAAGATCTCTGCACCGAAGATCCTCGCGCGGCAGGCGGCGCGCGAGTCGGCGGCGCGGACGTACGCGCGGCATCTGCCGATCGTGCCGGTGCGGGCGCGGGGGTCGTGGATCACCGGCGCGGACGGCCGGGACTACCTGGACTGCCTGTCCGGGGCCGGGACGCTGGCGCTGGGGCACAACCACCCGGTGGTGGTCGCGGCCCTGCGCGCGGTGCTGGACAGCGGCGCCCCGCTGCACGTCCTGGACCTGGCCACGCCGGTGAAGGACGAGTTCACCTCCGCGCTGCTGGCGGCGCTGCCGCCGGAGCTGGCCGCGGACTGCCGCATCCACTTCGCCGGCCCCACCGGCGCCGACGCGGTCGAGGCCGCGGTGAAACTGGCCCGCACCGCCACCGGGCGGCGCGGCGTGTTCGCCTTCACCGGCGCCTACCACGGCATGACCGCCGGGGCGCTGGCGCTGACCGGCGCCAACGCGGTGCGCGATCCGGCGGTCGCCGGCGACGCGTTCCTGACCAGGCTGCCGTTCCCGCATCCGTACCGCTGCCCGTTCGGTCTGGGAGGCACGCTCGGCGAGTCGGCGTCGGCGGCGTATGTGCGCACCCTGCTGTCCGACCCGCACTCGGGCGCGACGGCTCCGGCGGCGGCCGTGGTCGAGCCGGTCCAGGGCGAGGGCGGCGTGGTCCCGGCGCCGGACGGCTGGCTGCGCGCCCTGCGCGCGGTCACGGCCGAGCACGGCGTCCCGCTGATCGCCGACGAGGTCCAGACCGGCCTCGGGCGGACCGGGAGGCTGTTCGGGGTGGACCACGCCGGCGTGGTGCCCGACGTCATGGTCCTGTCGAAGGCGATCGGCGGCGGCCTGCCGCTGGCGGTGGTGGTCTACCGCGCGGACCTCGACCGCTGGGCCGAGGGCGCGCACACCGGAACGTTCCGCGGCGACCAGCTCGCCATGGCCGCCGGAGCGGCGACGATCCGCCACATCCTGGCCGAGGACCTGGCCGCGCGGGCCGCGGAACTCGGCGGACGACTCATGGGACGTCTGACGAGATATCAGGCCCATCACCCCCTCCTCGGCCAGGTCCGGGGCCGCGGCCTGATGCTCGGCATGGAGATCGTCGACCCGGACGCCGAGCCCGACGCACTCGGCGCCCTCCCCGCCGCGCCCGCGACAGCCCGCCGCCTCCGCACGGAACTACTGGCGCGCGGAGTGATCGCCGAACTCGGCGGCCGACACGGCGCCGTCCTCAGGCTGCTGCCGCCGCTCACCCTCGGCGACGACGAGGCCGACCACCTGATGAGCGTCCTGGGCCAGGCCCTGGACGCCGCATCCGACCGCACGATCCGCCGCGACTTGGAGGCAGCTGGTGTCTGA
- a CDS encoding IucA/IucC family siderophore biosynthesis protein: protein MNTFAADELSAEVLLRCWVREARIPVPTGGPMRLTFPATGVTVEVDVDAWSAVGWHRFGPAYPLALPHANRKSAAPKNKVFGRPAGEEIVPDSAWTAESWLPPAAPPPLDAATLAALIAREAGGGVPAVAELVGRVVDSSRRIAAHLSHGTSQGETRFLWAEKALVAGHPFHPAPKAREGWSEEEAARYSPELDGSFQLHWWAVDPAIAGHDSAEPDTAPALVHKLLGGDLPRGATPNSILIPTHPWQSQDLRRRPEVQALTDQGLLADLGPHGRPWHATSSIRTVYRADAPYMLKLPLALRITNSKRENLRKELRRGVEVRRMLDAGLAKAITAAHPGFGILGDPAWIVAETGSLGLDVLLRENPFGPVDRVYCVAAFADLGYGPSRNGHLRENLLADIIVGSAERTGLRPAEAVLDWFTRYLETVVVPILWLDSAYGITLEAHQQNTLVMLDANGLPEGGRYRDNQGYYFRESGVPNLADFVPRPGEDSDTVVGDAIVDERLTYYVGVNNLIGMIGALGATALVDERRLLRRAREVLGRFAASRQAAGRAHRVTESLLESSTLSCKANLLTRVAGLDELVGPLETQSVYVQIPNPLAVP, encoded by the coding sequence ATGAACACATTCGCCGCCGACGAGCTGTCGGCCGAAGTCCTGTTGCGCTGCTGGGTCCGCGAGGCCCGGATCCCGGTGCCGACCGGCGGCCCGATGCGGCTGACCTTCCCGGCCACCGGCGTCACCGTCGAGGTGGACGTCGACGCCTGGTCGGCGGTCGGCTGGCACCGGTTCGGCCCGGCCTACCCGCTGGCGCTGCCGCACGCCAACCGCAAGTCCGCCGCGCCCAAGAACAAGGTCTTCGGGCGGCCGGCGGGCGAGGAGATCGTGCCGGACAGCGCCTGGACCGCCGAGTCCTGGCTGCCGCCGGCCGCCCCGCCGCCGCTGGACGCCGCCACCCTGGCCGCGCTGATCGCCCGCGAGGCCGGCGGCGGGGTCCCGGCGGTGGCCGAGCTGGTCGGCCGGGTCGTCGACTCCTCCCGCCGGATCGCCGCGCACCTGTCGCACGGCACCTCCCAGGGCGAGACCCGCTTCCTGTGGGCGGAGAAGGCGCTGGTCGCCGGACACCCCTTCCACCCGGCGCCGAAGGCCCGCGAGGGCTGGTCGGAGGAGGAGGCGGCCCGCTACTCGCCGGAGCTCGACGGCTCCTTCCAGCTGCACTGGTGGGCCGTGGACCCGGCGATCGCCGGCCACGACTCGGCCGAGCCCGACACCGCCCCGGCCCTGGTGCACAAGCTGCTCGGCGGCGATCTGCCGCGCGGCGCGACCCCGAACAGCATCCTGATCCCCACGCACCCCTGGCAGTCGCAGGACCTGCGCCGGCGCCCCGAGGTCCAGGCCCTGACCGACCAGGGCCTGCTGGCCGACCTGGGCCCGCACGGCCGCCCGTGGCACGCGACCAGCTCGATCCGCACCGTCTATCGCGCCGACGCCCCCTACATGCTCAAGCTGCCCCTGGCGCTGCGCATCACCAACTCCAAGCGCGAGAACCTGCGCAAGGAGCTGCGGCGCGGCGTCGAGGTCCGGCGGATGCTGGACGCCGGCCTGGCCAAGGCCATCACCGCCGCGCACCCCGGCTTCGGCATTCTCGGCGACCCGGCGTGGATCGTCGCCGAGACCGGGAGCCTGGGCCTGGACGTGCTGCTGCGCGAGAACCCCTTCGGCCCGGTGGACCGCGTCTACTGCGTCGCCGCCTTCGCCGACCTCGGCTACGGCCCCTCCCGCAACGGCCACCTGCGCGAGAACCTGCTCGCCGACATCATCGTCGGCTCGGCCGAGCGCACCGGCCTGCGGCCGGCCGAGGCGGTGCTGGACTGGTTCACGCGCTACCTGGAAACGGTCGTCGTCCCGATCCTGTGGCTGGACTCGGCGTACGGGATCACGCTGGAGGCGCACCAGCAGAACACCCTGGTCATGCTGGACGCGAACGGCCTGCCCGAGGGCGGCCGCTACCGCGACAACCAGGGCTACTACTTCCGCGAGTCCGGGGTGCCGAATCTGGCGGACTTCGTGCCGCGCCCCGGCGAGGACAGCGACACCGTGGTCGGCGACGCGATCGTGGACGAGCGCCTGACCTACTACGTCGGCGTCAACAACCTGATCGGCATGATCGGCGCGCTGGGTGCCACCGCGCTGGTCGACGAGCGCCGGCTGCTGCGCCGGGCCCGGGAGGTGCTCGGCCGCTTCGCCGCCTCGCGCCAGGCCGCCGGCCGGGCGCACCGGGTCACCGAGTCGCTGCTGGAGAGCTCGACGCTGTCGTGCAAGGCCAACCTGCTGACCCGGGTCGCGGGCCTGGACGAGCTGGTCGGCCCGCTGGAGACGCAGAGCGTGTACGTGCAGATCCCGAACCCTCTGGCGGTGCCCTAG
- a CDS encoding lysine N(6)-hydroxylase/L-ornithine N(5)-oxygenase family protein, producing MQHYDVVGVGIGPFNLSLAALAEPLRENHSLQPLFLEQRPAFAWHRGMMLDGATLQVPFLADLVSLTDPTSRFSVLNWLRETDRLYSFYFAENLFLQRREYEAYCQWVAAQLPFCRFGATVTRVRRAEAGFEVEYQAPSGPTIATATNVVLGIGTEPVTPFDLPGATLHSADYLLHRERLRTLDDVTVVGSGQSGAEVVLDLLRTGVPGQRVRWLTRSAAFEPMEYSKLGLEHFTPDYTRFFHGLREDVRADLLRAQGRLHRAISFETIADLHAELHMRSFDSLYGGTLGLAGDTGATLLPGVSVTGAAWQPSGSGSGSGSGLGSVELTCLHDRQKREFSVLTDAVVLATGYRDRVPDFLDADLAQLLGPADLDYRVAPGVYAQNAEQRTHGVGAPDLGLGAHRAAVILNALTGRTVYDLPRRAAHTAFDPEAAAERDPGIRIEVP from the coding sequence ATGCAGCACTATGACGTGGTCGGGGTCGGGATCGGCCCGTTCAACCTGTCGCTGGCCGCGCTGGCCGAGCCGCTGCGGGAGAACCACAGCCTGCAGCCGCTGTTCCTGGAGCAGCGCCCGGCCTTCGCCTGGCACCGGGGCATGATGCTCGACGGTGCCACGCTCCAGGTGCCCTTCCTGGCCGATCTGGTCTCGCTGACCGACCCGACGAGCCGGTTCTCGGTGCTGAACTGGCTGCGCGAGACCGACCGCCTCTACAGCTTCTACTTCGCCGAGAACCTGTTCCTGCAGCGCCGCGAGTACGAGGCCTACTGCCAGTGGGTCGCCGCGCAGCTGCCGTTCTGCCGCTTCGGCGCGACGGTGACCCGGGTCCGCCGCGCGGAGGCCGGCTTCGAGGTCGAGTACCAGGCGCCGAGCGGTCCGACGATCGCCACCGCGACGAATGTCGTGCTGGGCATCGGGACCGAGCCGGTGACACCGTTCGACCTCCCCGGGGCGACGCTGCACAGCGCCGACTACCTCCTGCACCGCGAACGGCTGCGGACCCTCGACGACGTGACCGTGGTCGGCTCCGGCCAGTCCGGCGCCGAGGTCGTGCTGGACCTGCTGCGGACCGGCGTGCCGGGCCAGCGGGTCCGGTGGCTCACGCGCAGCGCGGCCTTCGAGCCGATGGAGTACTCGAAGCTGGGGCTGGAGCACTTCACCCCGGACTACACCCGTTTCTTCCACGGCCTGCGCGAGGACGTGCGCGCCGATCTGCTGCGCGCCCAGGGCCGGCTGCACAGGGCGATCAGCTTCGAGACGATCGCCGACCTGCACGCCGAACTGCACATGCGCTCCTTCGACAGCCTCTACGGCGGGACTCTCGGCCTGGCCGGCGATACCGGCGCGACGCTGCTCCCCGGTGTCTCGGTGACCGGCGCGGCCTGGCAGCCCTCTGGTTCCGGTTCCGGTTCCGGTTCCGGTTTAGGCTCCGTCGAGCTCACCTGCCTGCACGACCGCCAGAAACGCGAGTTCAGCGTCCTGACCGACGCCGTCGTCCTGGCCACCGGCTACCGCGACCGGGTCCCGGACTTCCTGGACGCCGACCTGGCGCAGCTGCTCGGCCCCGCCGACCTGGACTACCGGGTCGCCCCAGGGGTGTACGCGCAGAACGCCGAGCAGCGCACCCACGGCGTCGGCGCCCCGGACCTGGGCCTGGGCGCCCACCGGGCGGCCGTCATCCTGAACGCCCTCACCGGCCGGACCGTCTACGACCTGCCCCGGCGTGCCGCGCACACCGCCTTCGACCCGGAGGCGGCCGCGGAGCGTGATCCCGGAATTCGAATCGAGGTGCCCTGA
- a CDS encoding aspartate aminotransferase family protein codes for MSEHIDEEPGTQLPVRAGAKVDIGEMSGVEADVLRGVLRAEPVGRLAPTDHPTDHPTDHPTGPALSIAANQVANQAANQVANQVANLAAAAVPVSPGDCLASLTLAPADAAAGAAAFASPNPALTEPLAAPVSPGDCLAPLTLTPAAPEPPAAADQPAFPPPSPAIDATALASGPAGTGALALLLATVLDGLDRGRADWLGPLPPGGPAAVREAVAASGFGALPDQGQDPFEALAGLGRLLAWGSADPAHPHCAAHLHCPPLAVGVAAETAVAALNQSLDSWDQSPAAGEIEERVVRSLTRAVGYSDASAGVLTSGGTESNLMGLMLARDDVLRRRFDADPELDGVPAFAAGRLRILASDQAHFSVARNAAILGLGERCVIPVASDFEGRMRSDALAEAMEAVADRDEIPLAVVATAGTTDLGAIDPLVPIGKVAARHGAWFHVDAAYGGGLLLGTVADARLQGLHAADSVTLDLHKLGWQPVPAGCFLVKQAASLRSLEKRVAYLNSVDDEQAGYPSLLGRSLRTTRRADAVKLAAAFQTLGRSGFQELTDRCRALAGYAAEVVKKHADLELTAEPQLTTVLFRYLPPDPRDADRVNGVLRRHLLEAGRAVLGRTELARERPGTPPGRVRLKLTLLNPHTTELQIEALLAAVRAAGGTASSAFVRGPS; via the coding sequence GTGTCTGAGCACATTGACGAGGAACCGGGCACCCAGCTGCCGGTCCGGGCCGGCGCGAAGGTCGACATCGGCGAGATGAGCGGCGTCGAGGCCGACGTCCTGCGAGGAGTCCTGCGCGCCGAGCCGGTGGGGCGGCTGGCGCCGACGGATCACCCGACGGATCACCCGACAGACCACCCGACGGGGCCGGCGCTGAGCATCGCCGCGAACCAGGTCGCGAACCAGGCCGCGAACCAGGTCGCCAACCAGGTCGCCAATCTCGCCGCCGCTGCCGTGCCGGTGTCGCCGGGAGACTGCCTCGCGTCCCTGACCCTCGCGCCCGCCGATGCCGCCGCCGGAGCAGCCGCCTTCGCATCACCGAACCCCGCGCTCACCGAGCCGCTCGCCGCGCCGGTCTCGCCAGGCGACTGCCTCGCGCCGCTGACACTCACGCCCGCCGCGCCCGAGCCGCCAGCTGCAGCTGATCAGCCCGCCTTCCCCCCGCCGAGCCCCGCCATCGACGCCACCGCCCTGGCCTCCGGCCCGGCCGGCACCGGCGCCCTCGCCCTCCTGCTCGCCACCGTCCTCGACGGCCTCGACCGCGGCCGCGCCGACTGGCTCGGCCCGCTCCCGCCCGGCGGGCCGGCCGCCGTGCGCGAGGCGGTCGCCGCCAGCGGCTTCGGTGCGCTGCCCGACCAGGGCCAGGACCCCTTCGAGGCGCTCGCCGGCCTCGGCCGTCTTCTGGCCTGGGGCTCGGCCGATCCGGCGCATCCGCATTGCGCCGCGCACCTGCACTGCCCGCCGCTCGCGGTCGGTGTCGCCGCCGAGACCGCGGTGGCCGCGCTCAACCAGTCCCTTGATTCGTGGGACCAGTCGCCGGCCGCCGGGGAGATCGAGGAGCGGGTCGTCCGGAGCCTGACCCGCGCCGTCGGCTACTCCGATGCCAGTGCCGGCGTGCTGACCTCCGGCGGGACCGAGTCCAATCTCATGGGGCTGATGCTCGCGCGCGATGATGTGCTGCGGCGGCGCTTCGACGCCGATCCCGAGCTCGACGGGGTCCCGGCGTTCGCCGCCGGGCGTCTGCGGATCCTGGCCTCCGACCAGGCTCACTTCTCCGTCGCGCGCAATGCCGCGATCCTCGGGCTCGGGGAGCGGTGCGTCATTCCCGTCGCCTCCGACTTCGAGGGCCGGATGCGGTCCGATGCGCTGGCCGAGGCGATGGAGGCGGTCGCCGACCGGGACGAGATCCCGCTCGCCGTGGTCGCCACCGCCGGGACCACGGATCTGGGCGCCATCGATCCGCTGGTGCCGATCGGCAAGGTCGCGGCCCGGCACGGGGCCTGGTTCCACGTGGACGCGGCCTACGGCGGCGGCCTGCTGCTCGGCACCGTCGCGGACGCGCGCCTGCAGGGCCTGCACGCCGCCGACTCCGTCACCCTGGACCTGCACAAGCTCGGCTGGCAGCCGGTGCCGGCCGGCTGCTTCCTGGTCAAGCAGGCCGCGTCCCTGCGGTCGCTGGAGAAGCGCGTCGCCTACCTGAACTCCGTCGACGACGAGCAGGCCGGCTACCCCAGCCTGCTGGGCCGCTCGCTGCGCACCACGCGGCGGGCCGACGCGGTGAAGCTCGCCGCCGCCTTCCAGACGCTCGGCCGGAGCGGCTTCCAGGAGCTCACCGACCGCTGCCGCGCGCTCGCGGGCTACGCGGCCGAGGTGGTCAAGAAGCACGCCGACCTGGAGCTCACCGCCGAGCCGCAGCTGACCACCGTCCTGTTCCGCTACCTTCCGCCGGACCCCCGCGACGCCGACCGCGTCAACGGGGTCCTGCGGCGGCATCTGCTCGAGGCCGGCCGTGCCGTCCTCGGGCGCACCGAGCTGGCGCGGGAGCGGCCGGGTACGCCACCGGGCCGGGTCCGCCTCAAGCTCACCCTCCTCAACCCGCACACCACCGAGTTGCAGATCGAAGCTTTGCTGGCCGCCGTCCGCGCCGCCGGCGGCACTGCATCCTCGGCCTTCGTCAGGGGCCCGTCATGA
- a CDS encoding ABC transporter permease, which produces MTTADLSVFSQAPLTRLLLGRRAFGPMGGGKAGVLVERNLMVYRRLWLTMVSGFFEPVFYLLSIGVGLGKLTGAIDGVPYAHYVAPGLLAVSAMNGAVFDATFNVFFKIKYGKIYDAMLATPLRVGDIALGDIMWAQLRGLMYSAAFLAVMLVMGLVHSWWALLALPVTVLVGFAFAAVGMASTSFMRSWQDFDLVTLALMPMFLFSGAFYPLSVYSHWVRILIEALPLYHGIDLLRALTLGQVHVGLLWDVLYLAVMGLVGAVVAARRLEGLLLT; this is translated from the coding sequence GTGACGACTGCCGATCTGTCCGTGTTCTCCCAAGCCCCGCTGACCCGCCTGCTGCTGGGCCGGCGCGCCTTCGGCCCGATGGGCGGCGGCAAGGCCGGGGTGCTGGTCGAGCGCAACCTGATGGTCTACCGCCGGCTGTGGCTGACCATGGTCTCCGGGTTCTTCGAGCCCGTGTTCTACCTGCTGTCGATCGGCGTGGGTCTGGGCAAGCTGACCGGCGCGATCGACGGGGTCCCGTACGCGCACTACGTCGCCCCCGGCCTGCTCGCGGTCTCGGCGATGAACGGCGCGGTGTTCGACGCCACCTTCAACGTCTTCTTCAAGATCAAGTACGGCAAGATCTACGACGCGATGCTGGCCACCCCGCTGCGGGTCGGCGACATCGCCCTGGGCGACATCATGTGGGCCCAGCTTCGAGGGCTGATGTACTCGGCGGCGTTCCTGGCGGTCATGCTGGTCATGGGCCTGGTGCACAGCTGGTGGGCGCTGCTGGCGCTGCCGGTGACGGTGCTGGTCGGCTTCGCCTTCGCCGCGGTCGGCATGGCGAGCACGTCGTTCATGCGGTCGTGGCAGGACTTCGATCTGGTGACGCTGGCGCTGATGCCGATGTTCCTGTTCTCCGGCGCGTTCTATCCGCTGTCGGTGTACAGCCACTGGGTGCGGATCCTGATCGAGGCGCTGCCGCTGTACCACGGGATCGATCTGCTGCGGGCCCTGACGCTGGGGCAGGTGCACGTCGGGTTGCTGTGGGACGTGCTGTACCTGGCGGTGATGGGCCTGGTCGGAGCGGTGGTCGCGGCGCGGCGGCTGGAGGGGCTGCTGCTGACGTAG